A single window of Streptomyces griseoviridis DNA harbors:
- a CDS encoding NAD-dependent epimerase/dehydratase family protein codes for MRVLVTGGAGFIGSHIVTALTARGHEPVVLDALLPAAHPAAPPLPDAEFVHADVRDPDAVRSALRGVDAVCHQAAMVGLGKDFADAPEYVGCNDLGTAVLLARMADAGVRRLVLAGSMVVYGEGRYTCASHGTVRPGPRRAEDLKAGRFEPRCPDCGAALAPGLVREDAPTDPRNVYATTKLAQEHLAASWARCAEGRAVSLRYHNVYGPGMPRDTPYAGVASFFRSALARGEAPRVYEDGAQRRDFVHVTDVAAANSVALEAVAGLAGGTMTAYNTGSGEPHTVREMAAALATACGGPAPVVTGEFRLGDVRHVTADSARLRDELGWRPEVRFAEGMAEFARAGQRTSAEPVGPGRP; via the coding sequence ATGCGCGTACTCGTCACCGGAGGAGCCGGGTTCATCGGCTCCCACATCGTCACCGCCCTCACGGCCCGCGGACACGAGCCGGTCGTCCTCGACGCCCTGCTGCCCGCCGCCCACCCCGCCGCGCCGCCCCTGCCCGACGCGGAGTTCGTCCACGCCGACGTACGGGACCCCGACGCCGTGCGCTCCGCGCTGCGCGGGGTGGACGCGGTCTGCCACCAGGCGGCCATGGTCGGCCTCGGCAAGGACTTCGCCGACGCCCCCGAGTACGTCGGGTGCAACGACCTCGGAACGGCGGTGCTGCTGGCCCGGATGGCTGACGCGGGCGTGCGCAGGCTGGTCCTCGCCGGGTCGATGGTGGTCTACGGAGAGGGCCGGTACACGTGCGCCTCCCACGGGACGGTGCGCCCCGGACCGCGCCGGGCCGAGGACCTGAAGGCGGGCCGGTTCGAGCCGCGCTGCCCCGACTGCGGCGCCGCGCTCGCGCCAGGGCTGGTGCGCGAGGACGCGCCCACGGACCCCCGCAACGTCTACGCGACGACGAAGCTGGCGCAGGAGCACCTGGCCGCCTCCTGGGCCCGGTGCGCGGAAGGCCGCGCGGTGTCGCTGCGCTACCACAACGTGTACGGACCCGGCATGCCGCGCGACACCCCTTACGCGGGCGTCGCCTCCTTCTTCCGCTCGGCGCTGGCCAGGGGAGAGGCCCCGCGGGTCTACGAGGACGGCGCGCAGCGGCGGGACTTCGTCCACGTCACCGATGTGGCCGCCGCGAACTCCGTGGCGCTGGAGGCCGTCGCCGGCCTGGCGGGCGGGACGATGACCGCGTACAACACGGGCAGCGGGGAACCGCACACGGTCCGGGAGATGGCCGCCGCGCTGGCGACGGCGTGCGGTGGCCCCGCCCCGGTGGTCACCGGCGAGTTCCGGCTCGGCGACGTACGGCACGTCACCGCCGACTCCGCCCGGCTGCGCGACGAGCTGGGCTGGCGGCCCGAGGTGCGGTTCGCCGAAGGGATGGCGGAGTTCGCGCGGGCCGGTCAGCGGACGTCGGCGGAGCCGGTCGGCCCCGGCAGGCCGTGA
- a CDS encoding sensor histidine kinase gives MRDLLLIALYAFLGAAAAGLLGAVALRALRRRSVAVSLAVVAAVAVSAMLAGTLAVAWAMFLSPHDLSVVTTVVAMAAAVSLGTTLLLGRQVVRRCRELVVAARGFGEDGAFEAPAVPAPAELAALSRELALSSERLAASRARERALETSRRELVAWISHDLRTPLAGLRAMSEALEDGVVDDPARYHRQMRAEVDRLNSMVTDLFELSRIHAGALSLSPTRVSLYDLVGDALAGTDALAREHGVRLAGGGVAPLPVHVDGKEMTRVLSNLLVNAIRHTPADGTVAIAAERRADTVVLSVTDACGGIPEEDLPRVFDTGWRGSQARTPPSGAGLGLAIVRGIVEAHSGHAAVHNVPDGCRFELTLPAPG, from the coding sequence GTGCGTGACCTGCTGCTGATCGCCCTGTACGCCTTCCTCGGCGCGGCTGCCGCCGGGCTCCTCGGCGCCGTGGCGCTGCGGGCCCTGCGCCGGCGCAGCGTCGCCGTCTCCCTCGCGGTGGTCGCGGCAGTCGCCGTGTCCGCGATGCTCGCCGGGACGCTCGCGGTCGCGTGGGCGATGTTCCTCTCCCCGCACGACCTCTCCGTGGTGACCACCGTCGTCGCGATGGCCGCCGCGGTGTCGCTCGGCACGACGCTGCTGCTGGGGCGTCAGGTGGTGCGCCGCTGCCGGGAACTGGTCGTCGCGGCACGCGGCTTCGGGGAGGACGGCGCCTTCGAGGCGCCCGCCGTGCCGGCCCCCGCCGAGCTGGCGGCGCTCAGCCGCGAACTGGCCCTCAGCAGCGAGCGCCTCGCCGCGTCGCGGGCCCGCGAGCGGGCCCTGGAGACCTCGCGGCGCGAGCTGGTGGCCTGGATCTCGCACGACCTGCGGACCCCGCTCGCCGGGCTGCGGGCGATGTCGGAGGCGCTGGAGGACGGTGTGGTCGACGACCCGGCCCGCTACCACCGCCAGATGCGCGCCGAGGTGGACCGCCTCAACTCCATGGTCACCGACCTGTTCGAGCTGTCCCGCATCCATGCCGGGGCGCTCTCCCTCAGCCCCACCCGTGTCTCCCTCTACGACCTGGTCGGGGACGCGCTGGCGGGGACCGACGCGCTCGCCCGCGAACACGGTGTCCGCCTCGCCGGTGGCGGCGTCGCCCCGCTGCCGGTCCACGTCGACGGCAAGGAGATGACGCGGGTGCTGTCCAACCTGCTGGTCAACGCCATCCGGCACACCCCGGCCGACGGCACGGTGGCGATCGCCGCGGAGCGCCGCGCGGACACCGTGGTGCTCTCCGTCACCGACGCCTGCGGCGGCATCCCGGAGGAGGACCTCCCGAGGGTCTTCGACACCGGCTGGCGGGGCAGCCAGGCCCGTACCCCGCCCTCGGGGGCCGGGCTCGGCCTGGCCATCGTCCGCGGCATCGTCGAAGCCCACTCAGGGCACGCGGCCGTCCACAACGTCCCCGACGGCTGCCGGTTCGAGCTGACGCTGCCCGCGCCCGGGTAG